A stretch of the Archangium violaceum genome encodes the following:
- a CDS encoding cyclic GMP-AMP synthase DncV-like nucleotidyltransferase, producing MSFQPMFRQFHEIIQLKRHGESAELLEKSQRIFKRLRDNLPVSFQPFYQGSYVMGTGIKPLNGHYDLDVGIELDLDPRANDPVKVKEWVYKAVSEHTARVEWRRPCITVYYQEAREVIYHVDLAILAKAPSSGSLYLALGKQNALPEQRKWQPDDRKGFMEALERRFTGEDAGQFCRVIRYLKRWKDEHFPIEGKAAPTGLALTVAAYHWFQPVKTGWHQSAQYDDLAATTALVRAMRQHFGSRLSLRFPTAPQDDVFARMNDQQMKEFRERLDKLSGWLEEAARTQSAAPLQRAFGAQFPSR from the coding sequence ATGTCATTCCAGCCGATGTTCCGGCAGTTCCACGAAATCATTCAGCTGAAACGCCACGGAGAAAGCGCGGAGCTCCTCGAGAAGAGCCAACGCATCTTCAAACGGCTCCGGGACAACCTGCCGGTCTCCTTCCAACCGTTCTATCAGGGCAGCTACGTCATGGGGACGGGCATCAAGCCTCTCAACGGGCATTACGACCTCGACGTGGGAATCGAACTCGACCTCGACCCTCGGGCGAACGATCCCGTCAAGGTCAAGGAGTGGGTCTACAAGGCTGTGAGCGAGCACACCGCCAGGGTGGAATGGCGCCGCCCGTGCATCACGGTGTACTACCAGGAGGCGCGCGAGGTCATCTATCACGTCGACCTGGCCATCCTGGCGAAGGCTCCGTCCTCCGGCTCGCTGTACCTGGCGCTCGGTAAGCAGAACGCGCTCCCGGAGCAGCGCAAGTGGCAGCCCGATGATCGCAAGGGCTTCATGGAAGCCCTCGAGAGAAGATTCACGGGTGAGGACGCGGGACAGTTCTGCCGGGTCATCCGCTACCTGAAGCGATGGAAGGACGAGCACTTCCCCATAGAGGGGAAAGCGGCACCCACAGGGCTCGCGCTCACCGTCGCCGCGTACCATTGGTTCCAGCCCGTGAAGACAGGCTGGCATCAGAGTGCCCAGTACGATGATCTCGCGGCGACCACCGCCCTGGTGCGAGCGATGCGCCAACACTTCGGCTCGCGATTGTCTCTGCGCTTTCCCACCGCGCCCCAGGATGACGTCTTCGCACGGATGAACGATCAGCAGATGAAGGAGTTCCGTGAGCGCCTCGATAAACTCAGTGGATGGTTGGAGGAGGCAGCGAGGACCCAATCCGCCGCCCCGCTCCAGCGCGCATTCGGCGCACAATTCCCATCGCGCTAG
- a CDS encoding sigma-70 family RNA polymerase sigma factor — translation MGHEELPEVSIEELLRRARAGDEGARAELFKRCRPRIGQWAARDLAHVPPGLARPSDITQDTAELAYRHLSSFNGTTEAEWFAWLHRIFRNQAAQSVRNERRKKRSAPSTVPLDSPEAAVAATRQKSPSQVASVQEEWRLLLAHLYRLPDDQRDAIWLCHLKELPVAEAARRLGRTEPSVAGLLQRGLKALRARMAESLGAETGESPSLTATVNDAAAALLTYLRRRDAGEKVEPAAFIAENPDCADELRAMLHWIERLQALRPATPQS, via the coding sequence ATGGGCCACGAAGAGCTCCCCGAAGTGTCCATCGAGGAACTGCTCCGCCGCGCACGTGCCGGGGATGAGGGCGCGCGCGCGGAGCTCTTCAAGCGGTGTCGGCCGAGAATCGGCCAGTGGGCCGCACGGGATCTCGCCCATGTGCCACCAGGCCTTGCCCGCCCCTCGGACATCACACAGGACACAGCGGAGCTCGCGTACCGCCATCTGTCCTCGTTCAACGGGACCACGGAGGCGGAGTGGTTCGCCTGGCTGCATCGCATCTTCCGCAACCAGGCAGCGCAATCCGTCCGGAACGAGCGGAGGAAGAAACGGAGCGCGCCCAGCACCGTTCCCCTGGACAGCCCCGAGGCGGCTGTGGCTGCCACACGGCAGAAGAGCCCCAGCCAGGTCGCTTCCGTCCAGGAGGAATGGCGGCTGCTCCTCGCGCACCTCTATCGACTCCCGGACGATCAGCGCGATGCGATCTGGCTCTGTCACCTCAAGGAGCTCCCGGTTGCCGAGGCCGCTCGACGCCTGGGCCGGACGGAGCCCTCGGTGGCGGGACTTCTGCAGCGGGGATTGAAGGCGCTGCGAGCGCGCATGGCGGAGAGCCTGGGCGCGGAGACCGGGGAGTCCCCCAGCCTCACGGCCACCGTGAACGACGCGGCGGCCGCCCTTCTGACGTATCTGCGGCGGCGTGATGCGGGGGAGAAGGTAGAGCCGGCTGCGTTCATCGCCGAGAACCCAGATTGCGCGGACGAGCTTCGCGCCATGCTCCACTGGATCGAACGCCTCCAGGCTCTACGGCCAGCAACCCCCCAATCGTAA
- a CDS encoding serine/threonine-protein kinase: MLVRRVAIGAMSEVYEGRHETLGHPVAVKVLFPEWNAHEKVVARFLNEARALQSLRHARIVTAFTYGTLPEGPPFMILEWLPVDLHQLLSRTGGPLPPGAAVRISAQLADALTALHERGIVHRDLKPANVLLAREELPSLEVKLADLGLAKVPPGGAEDHPDGGAGPGPAPVSTGSSAMLGTWDYMAPEQWIESRRVDPKADVYALGVLLFQLVTGRLPFIAEQQKDLMYLHLMEPPALELLEGQVPVTLRDLVAGMLGKKPAQRPTMREVMERLVV; the protein is encoded by the coding sequence GTGCTGGTCCGTCGCGTGGCGATCGGTGCCATGAGCGAGGTGTACGAGGGCCGCCATGAGACCCTCGGACATCCGGTCGCGGTGAAGGTCCTGTTCCCCGAGTGGAACGCGCATGAAAAAGTGGTCGCGCGTTTCCTCAACGAGGCACGTGCGCTCCAGAGCCTGAGGCACGCGCGGATCGTGACGGCCTTCACGTATGGGACCCTTCCCGAGGGACCGCCCTTCATGATCCTGGAATGGTTGCCAGTGGACCTCCACCAGTTGCTCTCGCGAACGGGAGGTCCTCTTCCGCCGGGAGCCGCGGTGCGCATCAGCGCGCAGCTGGCCGATGCGCTGACCGCGCTACACGAACGCGGCATCGTCCACCGCGATCTGAAGCCGGCCAACGTGCTGTTGGCCCGGGAGGAGCTGCCATCCCTGGAGGTCAAGCTGGCGGACCTGGGCCTCGCGAAGGTCCCCCCCGGCGGGGCGGAGGATCACCCGGATGGAGGCGCCGGACCGGGCCCCGCTCCCGTCTCGACGGGGAGCAGCGCGATGCTCGGGACGTGGGACTACATGGCCCCGGAACAATGGATCGAATCCAGGCGCGTCGACCCGAAGGCCGACGTCTATGCACTGGGAGTGCTCCTGTTCCAGCTGGTGACCGGCCGCCTGCCCTTCATCGCCGAGCAGCAGAAGGATCTGATGTACCTCCATCTCATGGAGCCACCGGCGCTCGAGTTGCTCGAGGGCCAGGTGCCAGTAACCCTCCGTGACCTCGTCGCCGGAATGCTGGGCAAGAAGCCCGCCCAACGCCCCACGATGCGCGAGGTGATGGAGCGGCTCGTCGTCTGA
- a CDS encoding SPASM domain-containing protein: MSTLPPESHALVLAQRNFDALPEAERVHWSSRFQKVRRAPELPWPERVIIELANTCNLDCPMCRVGANGVNLARVMPLGSFKDLASQLLPHVREVRLNGLGESTLIPDFGAYLDVLREHPVQVELITNGTGAVPLYTRMVDEGATLLFSWDAAQPALFERLRRPARWDVLVGTLRAVAEHARRQHREQQLFLLFTLQGANRAELPALVDRAAEWGIPHLLVNVVKQRSDAWIQPCMEELLAVFGEAENRAQRSGIRLFLPDTLAGHHVSLASASRTAGSGCDRPWKEVVIRWDLDVQVCNMFNPYTYGNLSLRPFEHVWRGAFAQLFRENLNTPRCHPYCRGCYFLKDVHVRKG; this comes from the coding sequence ATGAGCACACTGCCTCCCGAGTCCCACGCCCTGGTCCTCGCCCAGCGCAACTTCGATGCCCTGCCCGAGGCCGAGCGTGTTCATTGGAGCAGCCGTTTCCAGAAGGTGCGGCGAGCACCGGAGCTCCCCTGGCCCGAGCGCGTCATCATCGAGCTCGCCAACACGTGCAACCTCGACTGCCCCATGTGCAGGGTTGGTGCCAACGGCGTGAATCTGGCGCGCGTCATGCCTCTCGGCTCCTTCAAGGATCTGGCCTCTCAGCTCCTTCCGCATGTCCGGGAGGTCCGGCTCAACGGACTGGGGGAGAGTACGCTCATTCCGGACTTCGGCGCGTACCTCGACGTGCTCCGGGAGCATCCCGTCCAGGTGGAGCTCATCACCAACGGAACAGGAGCCGTGCCGCTCTACACACGAATGGTGGATGAGGGCGCCACCCTGCTCTTCTCCTGGGATGCCGCTCAGCCCGCGCTCTTCGAGCGGTTGCGGCGTCCGGCGCGCTGGGACGTGCTGGTGGGAACCCTCCGGGCCGTGGCGGAACATGCCCGGCGACAGCACCGCGAGCAGCAGCTCTTCCTGCTCTTCACCCTCCAGGGGGCCAACCGCGCCGAGCTCCCCGCCCTCGTGGACCGGGCCGCGGAGTGGGGCATCCCCCATCTCCTCGTCAACGTGGTGAAGCAGCGCAGCGATGCATGGATCCAGCCGTGCATGGAGGAACTCCTCGCCGTCTTCGGGGAGGCGGAGAACCGGGCCCAGCGCTCGGGCATCCGGCTCTTTCTCCCAGACACCCTCGCGGGGCACCACGTGTCACTGGCGTCCGCCTCTCGTACGGCGGGCTCGGGCTGCGATCGTCCCTGGAAGGAGGTCGTCATCCGTTGGGACCTCGATGTGCAGGTCTGCAACATGTTCAACCCGTACACGTATGGAAACCTGTCGCTGAGACCCTTCGAGCACGTCTGGCGAGGAGCCTTCGCACAGCTCTTCCGGGAGAACCTCAATACACCCCGGTGCCATCCCTACTGCCGGGGCTGCTACTTCCTGAAGGACGTCCATGTCCGAAAGGGCTGA
- a CDS encoding radical SAM protein, whose product MWHSQEPPTALSTEEKTALLHPFATWSPGATVVLTGGEPLHKKDEFFSLTRTCRRMSLPVAANTNATLLDEDAVDRLLLEGPQYLLVSLDSHRPALHDWIRGAPGTHDRAVSVIRRLLARRRETFPGSDLRLLTNTIIFDGNVGELDAYVEFARELGVDGMTFQMLSRTFMRASRRDTFFERHFPRDVTRVDAAIDRLLELKNAGAPVATTENDLRWMKLYARDPDFIGEQVCGSAERNMMVDQHGNVQLCFFMRALLDGRVIGNVRQSGLRELWESDLAIQARDVMAGCRRNCGMLNCHRKQEAP is encoded by the coding sequence ATGTGGCATTCCCAGGAACCGCCCACGGCCCTGAGCACGGAGGAGAAGACGGCGCTGTTGCACCCCTTCGCCACCTGGTCTCCCGGCGCCACCGTGGTGCTCACGGGTGGCGAGCCTCTGCACAAGAAGGATGAATTCTTCTCACTCACGCGCACCTGCCGGCGGATGTCCCTGCCGGTGGCCGCGAACACCAACGCCACCCTCCTGGATGAGGACGCCGTGGATCGGCTGCTCCTCGAGGGACCTCAGTACCTGCTCGTGTCGCTCGATTCCCATCGACCGGCGCTGCACGATTGGATACGCGGGGCTCCGGGGACCCACGACCGGGCGGTCTCGGTGATCCGTCGGCTGCTCGCCCGACGGAGAGAGACCTTTCCTGGCTCGGACCTGCGACTCCTCACCAACACCATCATCTTCGATGGGAACGTTGGCGAGCTCGACGCGTATGTGGAATTCGCGCGGGAACTCGGTGTGGACGGCATGACATTCCAGATGCTCTCCCGCACGTTCATGAGGGCATCCCGCCGGGACACCTTCTTCGAGCGGCATTTTCCAAGGGATGTCACGCGAGTGGACGCTGCCATCGATCGGCTCCTGGAACTGAAGAACGCAGGAGCCCCTGTCGCCACGACCGAGAATGATTTGCGGTGGATGAAGCTCTACGCCCGGGATCCGGACTTCATCGGCGAACAGGTGTGCGGCAGCGCCGAGCGCAACATGATGGTGGACCAGCATGGAAACGTGCAGCTCTGCTTCTTCATGCGCGCTCTCCTGGACGGACGCGTCATCGGCAACGTCCGCCAGTCAGGTCTGCGAGAGCTGTGGGAGTCGGACCTCGCGATCCAGGCCCGTGACGTGATGGCCGGGTGCCGGAGGAACTGCGGAATGCTGAATTGTCATCGCAAGCAGGAGGCTCCATGA
- a CDS encoding glycosyltransferase: MSQTQSHTLPLSVVVPCFGRLELTRRMLSSLEASPDRFQVILVDDASPEPTDRLLDGLDTRLDIECLRQRWRRGPAAARNRGIAAARHPFIAFTDNDCIVQPGWARELVTHLQDASPKVAGVGGRTLAVGDDVFSRYYSYHKLLDPYLHQGRYLYVVTANCAFRRSTLEEVGGFDEELRQPGGEDPGLCFKLLERGYLLNYRPEAIVHHHYRPSLLDFARTLFRYGKGCRLQTDQYVSSLNSPPSTVPMAMHFGNLPNSESA, encoded by the coding sequence ATGAGCCAGACACAAAGTCACACGCTGCCCCTCTCCGTGGTCGTCCCCTGCTTCGGCCGTCTGGAACTCACACGGCGGATGTTGTCCTCACTGGAGGCCTCGCCGGATCGGTTTCAGGTGATTCTGGTCGACGACGCCTCTCCCGAGCCCACCGATCGGCTCTTGGACGGGCTCGACACTAGGCTCGACATCGAGTGTCTGCGCCAGCGGTGGAGACGCGGCCCCGCCGCCGCGCGCAACCGCGGCATCGCGGCGGCCCGGCATCCGTTCATCGCCTTCACGGACAACGACTGCATCGTTCAGCCAGGCTGGGCCAGGGAGCTGGTGACACATCTCCAGGATGCATCGCCGAAAGTCGCGGGAGTCGGAGGCCGGACTCTCGCGGTCGGTGACGACGTGTTCAGCCGGTATTACAGCTATCACAAGCTGCTCGATCCCTACCTGCACCAGGGTCGCTACCTGTACGTCGTCACGGCGAACTGCGCCTTCCGGCGAAGCACCTTGGAGGAGGTCGGTGGCTTCGACGAGGAGCTCCGCCAGCCCGGGGGAGAAGACCCGGGACTGTGCTTCAAGCTGCTGGAGCGCGGGTATCTGCTGAACTACCGGCCAGAGGCGATCGTCCACCACCACTACCGCCCGAGTCTCCTGGATTTCGCCCGAACCCTGTTCCGTTATGGAAAGGGCTGCCGGCTGCAGACAGACCAGTACGTCTCAAGCCTCAACAGTCCCCCCTCCACCGTGCCAATGGCCATGCATTTCGGAAACCTGCCGAACTCGGAATCCGCCTGA
- the rtcA gene encoding RNA 3'-terminal phosphate cyclase: MAGADRHDGPVELDGSEGEGGGQMLRSALSLSLITGRPFHMTRVRAHREPPGLRPQHLACVRGAEAISGGRSEGAAVGSSELRFEPEPVRPGDYVIEVGTAGSTPLLFQCLFYPLALAGGGSLTLRGGTHLPHSPSYHYVVGVWLPVTRAYGLHTSLRLMQAGFYPEGAGEFFAEVEPVRDPPSRVELPARGTLRDISVGSFVGGLPFSIAERQSRAAVAALRERGIYSHAENRPLPTTRSAGSVTFILAQFENTLAGFTALGERGRPAEEVGREAAEDLARFMESGGALDEHLGDQILLPAALLAAGKLGPASPGTTRYTTERVTEHLTTHARLIERFLPVRVTVEPGGAVEVVPA; encoded by the coding sequence ATGGCAGGCGCCGACCGCCACGACGGACCGGTGGAGCTCGATGGGAGTGAGGGCGAGGGAGGAGGGCAGATGCTCCGCTCGGCGCTCTCGCTGTCGCTCATCACCGGGCGGCCCTTCCACATGACGCGGGTGCGGGCCCACCGCGAGCCGCCGGGGTTGCGTCCCCAGCACCTCGCCTGTGTCCGGGGCGCGGAGGCCATCAGCGGAGGCCGGAGCGAGGGCGCGGCGGTGGGCTCCTCGGAGCTGCGCTTCGAGCCGGAGCCGGTACGTCCGGGTGACTACGTGATCGAGGTGGGCACCGCGGGCAGCACACCGCTGCTCTTCCAGTGCCTCTTCTACCCGCTAGCGCTTGCGGGGGGAGGCTCGCTCACCTTGCGAGGAGGGACGCACCTGCCGCACAGCCCCAGCTACCACTACGTCGTCGGGGTATGGCTGCCGGTGACACGGGCGTACGGGCTGCACACCTCGCTGCGCCTGATGCAGGCGGGCTTCTACCCGGAAGGAGCGGGGGAGTTCTTCGCCGAGGTGGAGCCGGTACGCGATCCCCCGAGCCGGGTGGAGCTGCCTGCGCGCGGGACACTGCGGGACATCTCGGTGGGCTCGTTCGTGGGCGGATTGCCGTTCTCCATCGCGGAGCGGCAGTCCAGGGCGGCGGTGGCGGCGCTGCGCGAGCGAGGCATCTACAGCCACGCGGAGAACCGGCCGCTGCCGACGACGCGCTCGGCGGGCTCGGTGACGTTCATCCTGGCGCAGTTCGAGAACACCCTGGCCGGCTTCACGGCGCTGGGGGAGCGGGGACGTCCGGCGGAGGAGGTGGGGCGCGAGGCGGCCGAGGATCTGGCGCGCTTCATGGAGAGCGGGGGCGCGCTGGACGAGCACCTCGGGGATCAGATCCTCCTGCCCGCGGCGCTGCTGGCGGCGGGGAAGCTCGGCCCGGCTTCACCCGGTACGACGCGCTACACGACGGAGCGGGTGACGGAGCACCTCACCACGCACGCCCGGCTCATCGAGCGCTTCCTCCCCGTACGGGTGACGGTGGAGCCGGGAGGCGCGGTCGAAGTCGTCCCCGCGTGA
- a CDS encoding SLC13 family permease has translation MALAIFLFTYVFIAGIRLPYPKLDRPGGALVGAVLMVVAGVVAPAEVFNYSADPSRHAVDMNTLVLLLGMMLIADYLSQAAFFRAAGAWALRKAHTPRLLLVAVACTSAFLSAFLVNDTLCLMLTPLVLVVVEDARLPPIPYLLAVCMASNAGSVATFTGNPQNMLIQGASGLPYAQFVAYMALPAVVSTAVVVAGLLFVFRKELSHERFETHPPPPAVDRPLLGLTLVTLLGVVAAFFAGLPMSWSALTGAAVLMTLARRFPRQAIERVDYVLLLFFACLFVVVYGVNKAGWADEIYRVFSPFMSGPPWRETLGFAGLTLVASNLFSNVPFVMLARAWVPTLHEPVLGWHVLALGSTLAGNLTLVGSVANLIVFEAARGKAEISFLGYLRVGLPITLISFVLGLAVLLAEHALF, from the coding sequence TTGGCCCTCGCCATCTTCCTGTTCACCTACGTCTTCATCGCCGGCATCCGCCTCCCCTACCCCAAGCTGGACCGCCCGGGCGGCGCGCTCGTGGGGGCGGTCCTGATGGTGGTGGCCGGCGTCGTCGCCCCCGCCGAGGTCTTCAACTATAGCGCCGACCCGTCCCGGCACGCCGTGGACATGAACACGCTGGTGCTGCTGTTGGGGATGATGCTGATCGCGGACTACCTCTCGCAGGCGGCCTTCTTCCGCGCGGCCGGCGCCTGGGCGCTGCGCAAGGCCCACACCCCCCGGCTGCTCCTCGTGGCCGTGGCGTGCACCAGCGCCTTCCTGTCCGCCTTCCTCGTCAACGACACCCTCTGTCTGATGCTCACCCCGCTCGTGCTGGTGGTGGTCGAGGACGCGCGCCTGCCCCCCATCCCCTACCTGCTCGCCGTGTGCATGGCCTCCAACGCGGGCTCGGTGGCCACCTTCACCGGCAACCCGCAGAACATGCTCATCCAGGGCGCCTCCGGCCTGCCCTATGCGCAGTTCGTCGCCTACATGGCGCTGCCGGCCGTGGTCTCCACCGCCGTGGTCGTCGCGGGGCTCCTCTTCGTCTTCCGCAAGGAGCTGTCCCACGAGCGCTTCGAGACCCATCCGCCCCCGCCCGCGGTGGATCGGCCGCTGCTGGGGCTCACGCTCGTCACGCTCCTCGGGGTGGTCGCCGCCTTCTTCGCCGGCCTGCCCATGAGCTGGAGCGCCCTCACTGGCGCCGCGGTGTTGATGACGCTGGCCCGCCGCTTCCCACGCCAGGCCATCGAGCGCGTGGACTACGTGCTGCTGCTCTTCTTCGCCTGTCTCTTCGTGGTCGTCTACGGCGTGAACAAGGCCGGCTGGGCCGATGAGATCTACCGCGTCTTCTCGCCCTTCATGTCCGGGCCGCCCTGGCGCGAGACGCTCGGCTTCGCGGGGCTGACGCTGGTGGCCTCCAACCTCTTCAGCAACGTGCCCTTCGTCATGCTGGCGCGCGCCTGGGTTCCCACGCTGCACGAGCCGGTGTTGGGCTGGCACGTGCTGGCGCTCGGCTCCACGCTGGCCGGCAACCTCACGCTCGTGGGCAGCGTGGCCAACCTCATCGTCTTCGAGGCCGCGCGCGGCAAGGCCGAGATCAGCTTCCTCGGCTACCTGCGCGTGGGCCTCCCCATCACGCTCATCAGCTTCGTGCTGGGGCTCGCGGTGCTCCTCGCCGAGCACGCGCTGTTCTGA
- a CDS encoding cyclic nucleotide-binding domain-containing protein, producing the protein MEPRQLRDKANEALTKGRFARAAELFEEYCQLDPKDHQARVRLGDAWVKVGDNARAITAYQAAAEGFAREGFLPRAIAASKLILELEPSHQGVQQMLAGLYARRGGTGGGARAVTPAPVTPPPTGPAEPPAPTTRAALFIELPPELDEALARDEATDVELELSDAEKGRTEAAPSQPTMAKAAPPGLRRRSSDAQPPEPAPQPQPQPLRVAEMPATSPVDVQPPVPGNSPFTELVVQADSLLHAVELAALAADGAGKAVEEETVSEAPSQDDGLPKIPLFSDLPRDAFIALFERCPLRRFPEGTRIIEQGTRGDAFYVICAGRVRIERRSGSELRSLAVLGEGAFFGEMALLSGAPRSASVVSASEETQVLEISAPVLAALSRRFPQVARALRRFCRQRLLSDVVNTSALFQPFGRKDRRELVERFRAREVRRGDVIIHEGHQVDGLYVVLSGEVAVSKGGQSLARLREGELFGEMSLLQKTPANATVTAARNTSLLRLPREDFDTLILTHPQILILVSELTEARQRSNEALLGGHTNVAGETEEPHEELLLF; encoded by the coding sequence ATGGAGCCACGGCAGCTCAGGGACAAGGCCAACGAAGCGCTCACCAAGGGACGCTTCGCCCGAGCAGCCGAACTCTTCGAGGAATACTGTCAGCTGGACCCGAAGGACCACCAGGCGCGCGTACGCCTGGGAGATGCCTGGGTGAAGGTGGGCGACAACGCCCGCGCCATCACCGCCTACCAGGCCGCCGCCGAGGGCTTCGCCCGAGAGGGTTTCCTCCCGCGAGCCATCGCCGCCAGCAAGCTCATCCTGGAGCTGGAACCCTCGCATCAGGGGGTTCAGCAGATGCTCGCTGGCCTCTACGCCCGTCGCGGAGGAACGGGAGGTGGGGCTCGCGCGGTGACGCCCGCGCCCGTGACGCCTCCGCCGACAGGACCCGCCGAGCCGCCGGCTCCGACGACCCGGGCCGCGCTGTTCATCGAGCTGCCACCGGAGCTCGACGAGGCCCTGGCCCGGGACGAGGCCACCGATGTGGAGCTGGAGCTCAGCGACGCGGAGAAGGGGAGAACGGAGGCCGCGCCGTCCCAGCCGACCATGGCCAAGGCCGCGCCTCCGGGGCTGCGCCGCCGCTCGAGCGACGCCCAGCCACCCGAACCCGCGCCTCAGCCCCAGCCTCAGCCCCTCCGGGTGGCCGAGATGCCGGCGACGTCCCCTGTGGACGTCCAGCCCCCGGTGCCGGGCAATTCGCCCTTCACGGAGCTCGTCGTCCAGGCCGACTCGCTCCTGCATGCGGTGGAATTGGCGGCGCTCGCGGCCGATGGCGCGGGCAAGGCGGTCGAGGAGGAGACCGTCTCCGAGGCGCCTTCCCAGGACGACGGGCTGCCGAAGATCCCCCTCTTCTCGGATCTCCCGCGGGACGCCTTCATCGCGCTCTTCGAGCGCTGCCCGCTGCGCCGCTTCCCCGAGGGCACGCGCATCATCGAGCAGGGCACCCGGGGTGATGCCTTCTACGTCATCTGCGCGGGCCGCGTGCGCATCGAGCGGCGGAGCGGCTCCGAGCTGCGTTCGCTGGCCGTCCTGGGCGAGGGGGCCTTCTTCGGCGAGATGGCACTGCTGTCCGGTGCGCCGCGCTCGGCCTCGGTGGTGAGCGCCTCCGAGGAGACACAGGTGCTGGAGATCTCCGCGCCGGTGCTCGCGGCCCTGTCGCGCCGCTTTCCGCAGGTGGCCAGGGCGCTGAGGCGCTTCTGCCGGCAGCGGCTGCTGTCGGACGTGGTGAACACCTCGGCGCTCTTCCAGCCCTTTGGCCGCAAGGACCGGCGCGAGCTGGTGGAGCGTTTCCGGGCCCGGGAGGTGCGCCGGGGAGACGTCATCATCCACGAGGGCCACCAGGTGGACGGCCTCTACGTGGTGCTCTCCGGCGAGGTGGCCGTGAGCAAGGGTGGCCAATCGCTGGCGCGGTTGCGCGAGGGTGAGTTGTTCGGGGAGATGTCCCTGCTGCAGAAGACGCCCGCCAACGCCACCGTGACGGCCGCGCGCAACACCTCGCTGCTGCGGCTGCCCCGCGAGGACTTCGACACCCTCATCCTCACGCACCCGCAGATCCTCATCCTCGTCTCCGAGCTGACGGAGGCCCGTCAGCGCAGCAACGAGGCCCTCCTTGGGGGGCATACGAACGTCGCGGGAGAGACGGAGGAGCCGCACGAGGAGCTGTTGCTGTTCTGA